A genomic region of Colletotrichum destructivum chromosome 1, complete sequence contains the following coding sequences:
- a CDS encoding Putative peptidase M24, aminopeptidase P, creatinase/Aminopeptidase P/Spt16 → MLARTTPLASSTALCSKSIISRPAASSFIGRLRIQRLSTATSRPLGRTPRALPSQHVETPFGTIPARHHSSTSTTATNDVTMSQDFETVLKGKYPAKQHALRVADYVKSKVPGAAGVLYVEGRMTKLIEDNDEPEPFRQRRYFYYLTGCPLADCHYIFDLATNKSTLFIPPIDPDSVIWSGLPVSAAEAKELYDVDDVKYTTDVNAELVHLGKGSKKTVFAIQDQVLDSITFLEFEDKNFSILKDAIERCRVVKDDYEVALTRKANAVSTIGHHAVVEHVKKAKNERELEALFLHRSVANGAKNQAYHGIFAGGRAAATLHYVANDAPLEGKLNLLLDAGTEWNCYASDITRTFPISGKFSKESRQIYDIVLKMQLETTAALKEGVIWDEIHLLAHKIAIDGLHSIGILKGDKDEILKNRTSVAFFPHGLGHYLGMDTHDVGGNANYADTDPMFRYLRVRGALPAGSIVTVEPGIYFCSFIIEPYLKDPAHSKFIDAAVLEKYWDVGGVRIEDNILITKDGSENLTPTIKDPDELEKIIQAS, encoded by the exons ATGTTGGCCAGAACAACTCCTTTGGCTAGCAGCACCGCTCTCTGCTCCAAGTCCATAATATCGCGCCCTGCAGCATCGAGCTTCATCGGCCGACTCCGCATTCAACGGCTCTCCACCGCGACATCTAGGCCCCTTGGCAGAACGCCACGAGCTCTGCCGTCGCAACACGTCGAAACCCCGTTCGGGACGATACCAGCGAGACACcactcctccacctccaccactGCTACCAACGACGTAACCATGTCTCAAGACTTCGAAACGGTGCTCAAGGGCAAGTACCCGGCCAAGCAGCATGCTCTCCGTGTCGCCGACTACGTTAAATCCAAGGTCcccggtgctgccggcgttCTCTATGTCGAGGGTCGCATGACCAAGCTGATCGAGGACAacgacgagcccgagccTTTCAG ACAGCGCCGCTACTTCTACTACCTTACTGGATGCCCTCTCGCCGACTGCCACTACATCTTCGACCTTGCGACGAACAAGTcgaccctcttcatccccCCTATCGACCCCGATAGCGTCATCTGGTCTGGCCTGCCCGtcagcgccgccgaggcaAAGGAGCTGtacgacgtcgacgatgtcAAGTACACCACCGACGTCAATGCCGAGCTTGTGCACCTGGGGAAGGGTTCTAAGAAGACCGTCTTCGCCATTCAAGACCAGGTCCTCGACAGCATCACGTTTCTCGAGTTCGAGGACAAGAACTTCAGCATCCTGAAGGACGCCATCGAACGGTGCCGCGTGGTCAAGGACGACTACGAGGTTGCCCTTACCAGGAAGGCGAACGCTGTCTCGACAATTGGCCACCACGCCGTTGTTGAGCacgtcaagaaggccaagaacgagagggagctcgaggccctctTCCTGCATCGCAGCGTCGCGAACGGTGCCAAGAACCAGGCCTACCATGGAATCTTTGCTGGGGGTCGCGCTGCTGCCACTCTGCACTACGTAGCCAACGACGCTCCCCTCGAAGGCAAGCTCAACCTTCTCTTGGATGCCGGCACGGAATGGAACTGCTATGCTTCCGACATT ACCCGGACATTCCCCATTTCCGGCAAGTTCAGCAAGGAGTCTCGCCAGATCTACGACATTGTGTTGAAGATGCAGCTCgagaccaccgccgccttgaAGGAGGGCGTCATCTGGGATGAAATCCACTTGCTGGCCCACAAGatcgccatcgacggcctccACTCGATTGGCATCCTAAagggcgacaaggacgagatCCTCAAGAACAGAACGAgcgtcgccttcttcccccaCGGCTTGGGCCACTACCTCGGCATGGACACCCACGACGTGGGCGGCAACGCCAACTACGCCGACACCGACCCAATGTTCCGCTACCTGCGCGTCAGGGGTGCGCTGCCCGCTGGCAGTATCGTCACTGTCGAGCCGGGTATCTACTTCTGCAGCTTCATCATTGAGCCGTACCTCAAGGACCCCGCGCACTCCAAGTTCATCGACGCCGCTGTCCTTGAGAAGTACTGGGACGTTGGT